A single window of Macaca mulatta isolate MMU2019108-1 chromosome 9, T2T-MMU8v2.0, whole genome shotgun sequence DNA harbors:
- the CLRN3 gene encoding clarin-3, whose amino-acid sequence MPTTKKTLMFLSSFFTSLGSFIVICSILGTQAWITSTIAVRDSASNGSIFITYGLFRGESSQELSHGLAEPNKNFAVLGILNNSSQKTLHLVTILFLVLSLLTSLLSSGFTFYNSISNPYQTFLGPMGVYTWNGLSASSVFVTMILFVANTQSNLLSEELFHMLYPTTASKGTTHSYGYSFWLILLIILLNIVTVTIIIFYQKARYQRKQEQRKPMEYAPRDGILF is encoded by the exons ATGCCTACCACAAAGAAGACATTGATGTTCTTATCAAGCTTTTTCACCAGCCTTGGGTCTTTCATTGTAATTTGCTCGATTCTTGGGACACAAGCATGGATCACCAGTACAATTGCTGTTAGAGACTCTGCTTCAAATGGGAGCATTTTCATCACTTATGGACTTTTTCGTGGGGAAAGTAGTCAAGAATTGAGTCACGGACTTGCAGAACCAAACAAAAACTTTGCAG ttttagggATACTGAATAATTCTTCCCAAAAAACTCTGCATTTGGTGACTATCCTGTTCCTGGTCCTGAGTTTGCTCACGTCGCTCCTGAGCTCCGGGTTTACCTTCTACAACAGCATCAGCAACCCTTACCAGACGTTCCTGGGGCCGATGGGGGTGTACACCTGGAACGGGCTCAGCG CATCCTCCGTTTTTGTGACCATGATACTGTTTGTGGCGAACACACAGTCCAACCTTCTCTCCGAAGAGTTGTTCCACATGCTTTACCCGACAACCGCCAGTAAAGGAACGACCCACAGTTACGGATACTCGTTCTGGCTCATACTGCTCATCATTCTTCTAAATATAGTCACTGTAACCATCATCATTTTCTACCAGAAGGCCAGATACCAGCGGAAGCAGGAGCAGAGAAAACCGATGGAATATGCTCCAAGGGACGGAATTTTATTCTGA